The following proteins come from a genomic window of Gossypium raimondii isolate GPD5lz chromosome 5, ASM2569854v1, whole genome shotgun sequence:
- the LOC105770313 gene encoding probable mitochondrial adenine nucleotide transporter BTL3: MPKFHLQFKNSLPDYQPYLPFPSNSNLLVPGGLFIDPCFPSSLLDLVSPFKGSPPSKNTACVSRRQKRESVAVQDLFFLSVSLSSDGLVSEHKECQLQNELNKKNKGAVAQVKQKVRVTRRGAVNTTKHLWAGAIAAMVSRTFVAPLERLKLEYIVRGEQRNIFELVKKIALTQGLLGFWKGNLINVLRTAPFKAVNFYAYDTYRKQLLRLSGNEETTNSERFIAGAAAGITATVLCLPLDTIRTKLVAPGGEALGGVIGAFRHMIQTEGFFSLYRGLVPSIVSMAPSAAVFYSVYDMLKSAYLHSPEGRKRIQNMRQMGQDLNALDQLELGPVRTLLYGAIAGACAEVATYPFEVVRRQLQLQVQASKMGALATGLKIVEQGGIPALYAGLIPSLLQVLPSASISYFVYEFMKIVLKVN, encoded by the exons ATGCCCAAATTCCATCTCCAATTCAAAAACTCCCTCCCCGACTACCAACCTTACCTCCCTTTTCCCTCTAACTCTAATTTGCTCGTCCCCGGTGGTTTATTCATCGATCCTTGTTTCCCCTCTTCCCTTCTTGACTTGGTTTCCCCTTTTAAAGGTTCTCCCCCTTCCAAAAACACGGCTTGCGTTTCTCGGAGGCAAAAGCGTGAGTCGGTCGCCGTTCAGGACTTGTTTTTTCTGTCCGTTAGCTTGAGCAGCGATGGGCTTGTTTCAGAACACAAGGAATGTCAGCTACAAAATGAATTAAACAAGAAAAACAAGGGGGCTGTAGCTCAAGTCAAACAGAAAGTTAGGGTAACGCGACGTGGCGCAGTCAATACTACAAAGCATTTGTGGGCTGGGGCTATCGCCGCCATGGTTTCCAG AACATTTGTTGCTCCGTTAGAGAGATTAAAGCTGGAATATATAGTTCGTGGTGAACAAAGGAATATATTTGAGCTTGTTAAGAAGATTGCTTTGACGCAAGGATTACTTGGATTTTGGAAAGGGAACTTAATTAATGTTCTTCGCACGGCTCCATTCAAAGCTGTGAATTTTTATGCTTACGATACGTATAGGAAACAGTTGCTTAGACTGTCTGGAAATGAGGAGACCACAAATTCTGAGAGGTTCATTGCTGGTGCTGCTGCCGGCATTACCGCTACCGTTCTCTGCTTACCTCTTGATACT ATCCGAACTAAGCTGGTGGCTCCTGGTGGAGAAGCCTTAGGTGGTGTAATTGGTGCTTTTCGCCACATGATCCAAACTGAAGGATTCTTTTCTCTCTACAGAGGTCTAGTGCCCTCTATTGTAAGCATGGCACCTTCAGCTGCAGTATTCTACAGTGTGTATGATATGCTGAAATCAGCTTATCTGCACTCCCCGGAAGGTCGGAAAAGAATTCAGAACATGAGACAGATGGGGCAGGATCTGAATGCTTTGGATCAGCTAGAGTTAGGACCAGTGAGGACATTACTATATGGGGCTATTGCTGGTGCTTGTGCCGAAGTTGCTACTTACCCATTTGAGGTTGTGAGAAGACAGTTGCAATTGCAAGTCCAGGCAAGCAAAATGGGCGCACTGGCAACTGGTCTGAAGATTGTTGAGCAAGGAGGAATTCCTGCTCTCTATGCTGGGCTAATTCCCAGCTTGCTACAA GTCCTTCCTTCTGCTTCAATCAGTTATTTTGTTTACGAGTTTATGAAGATTGTTCTCAAAGTGAATTAA